Proteins from a single region of Pseudomonas quebecensis:
- a CDS encoding alpha/beta fold hydrolase has product MRPEIAVLDIQGQYRVYTEFYRADAAEKTIILVNGSMATTASFAQTVKSLHPQFNVVLYDQPYAGRSKIHNRHEHMLTKDVEGQILLELIDHFAAEHVLSFSWGGAATLVALAQRPRRVEKAVISSFSPVINAPMRDYLERGVDYLGNLDRDRVGHLVNTTIGKHLPSLFKRFNYKHVSSLAEHEYGQMHFHISQVLNSDRLCYLKAARQIDIPVLFVNGEWDEYTSAEDARQFGHYVPHSSFSVIQATGHFLDMEHKAACRDSRAAVVGFLTHTRRPSHLRYDQGQTQHAFAL; this is encoded by the coding sequence ATGAGGCCAGAAATCGCTGTGCTGGATATACAGGGTCAGTATCGGGTTTACACGGAGTTTTATCGCGCGGACGCTGCTGAAAAGACCATCATCCTGGTCAACGGCTCGATGGCCACCACGGCATCCTTCGCCCAAACCGTGAAAAGCCTGCACCCGCAGTTCAATGTGGTTTTGTACGACCAGCCCTACGCCGGCCGCTCCAAGATCCACAACCGCCATGAGCATATGCTGACGAAGGACGTTGAAGGCCAGATCCTGCTGGAGCTGATCGACCATTTCGCCGCCGAACACGTGCTGTCGTTTTCCTGGGGCGGCGCCGCCACCCTGGTGGCCCTCGCCCAGCGCCCGCGCCGGGTGGAAAAGGCCGTGATCAGCTCGTTCTCACCGGTGATCAACGCGCCCATGCGCGACTACCTGGAACGCGGCGTCGACTACCTGGGCAACCTGGACCGCGATCGCGTCGGCCATCTGGTCAATACCACCATCGGCAAACACCTGCCGTCGTTGTTCAAGCGCTTCAACTACAAACACGTGAGCAGCCTGGCCGAGCATGAATACGGGCAAATGCATTTCCACATCAGCCAGGTACTGAACAGCGATCGACTGTGCTACCTCAAGGCCGCCAGGCAAATCGATATACCGGTGCTGTTCGTCAACGGCGAATGGGACGAGTACACCAGCGCTGAAGACGCCAGGCAGTTCGGGCACTACGTGCCCCACAGCAGCTTCAGCGTCATCCAGGCCACCGGGCACTTCCTGGACATGGAGCACAAGGCGGCATGCAGGGACAGCCGTGCAGCCGTGGTGGGCTTCTTGACACACACACGCCGCCCCAGCCACTTGCGCTATGACCAGGGCCAGACCCAGCACGCCTTCGCGCTGTGA
- a CDS encoding DUF6482 family protein, whose translation MNKQMLSDRAAKGEVRELQLLSLEGGFYVARIRFDHGETTLLGEDGQPLRIRSTTHLRDLLLGVTPFPCVLVQQCAHDEMCGVRDGPIAALRVPFSLGATF comes from the coding sequence ATGAATAAGCAAATGCTGTCGGATCGGGCTGCAAAAGGTGAAGTCCGCGAGCTGCAACTGCTGTCGCTGGAAGGCGGTTTCTATGTGGCGCGCATCCGCTTTGACCATGGGGAAACGACGCTGCTGGGAGAGGATGGCCAGCCGCTGCGCATCCGCTCTACCACGCACCTGCGTGACCTGCTGCTGGGCGTGACGCCCTTCCCCTGTGTGCTGGTGCAACAGTGCGCACATGACGAGATGTGCGGGGTCCGCGATGGGCCCATCGCAGCGTTGCGCGTGCCGTTTTCGCTGGGCGCCACGTTTTGA
- a CDS encoding methylated-DNA--[protein]-cysteine S-methyltransferase: MPCHYKLMPSPVGVLTLVARDDKLAAILWETERANRVRLGQLNEANDSPVLLETERQLTEYFAGRRNRFELELDFTGTDFQKLVWQALLTIPFGETRSYSEIAQQIGNPKAVRAVGAANGRNPISIIAPCHRVIGASGGLTGFAGGLQAKQYLLALEGTGQARLLF, translated from the coding sequence ATGCCCTGCCACTACAAGCTTATGCCCTCGCCCGTTGGCGTGCTCACTCTGGTGGCGCGCGATGACAAACTCGCTGCCATCCTCTGGGAAACCGAGCGCGCCAACCGCGTCCGACTGGGGCAGTTGAATGAGGCCAATGACAGCCCGGTACTGCTGGAGACCGAACGTCAACTGACCGAGTACTTCGCCGGCAGGCGCAACAGGTTCGAGCTGGAACTGGACTTCACCGGCACCGATTTCCAGAAGCTGGTATGGCAGGCGCTGCTGACTATCCCCTTCGGCGAAACCCGTAGTTACAGTGAGATCGCCCAGCAGATCGGCAACCCGAAAGCCGTGCGTGCCGTGGGCGCGGCGAATGGGCGCAACCCGATCTCAATCATCGCGCCCTGCCATCGCGTCATCGGCGCGTCCGGCGGGCTGACCGGGTTCGCCGGAGGGCTGCAAGCCAAACAGTATCTGCTGGCGCTGGAAGGCACTGGTCAGGCGAGGCTGCTTTTTTAA
- a CDS encoding low affinity iron permease family protein, translating to MKFSAVSQTLSRWAGSPRTFYTAVALILAWSLSGPYFHFNDTWQLIINTSTTIITFLMVFLIQNTQNRDNDILHIKIDELLRVSKDAQNAVLSLDGLDRKELEKLRQEYRSIGQAGTVNLNNSCGHAADDAAPTKTDLNQA from the coding sequence ATGAAATTCTCCGCTGTTTCACAAACCCTGTCCCGTTGGGCAGGCAGCCCCCGGACGTTCTACACAGCGGTGGCGCTGATTCTGGCGTGGAGCCTGAGCGGGCCTTATTTTCACTTCAACGACACTTGGCAACTGATCATCAACACCTCGACCACCATCATCACGTTCCTGATGGTGTTCCTGATCCAGAACACGCAGAACCGTGACAACGACATCCTGCATATCAAGATCGATGAGCTGCTGCGCGTGTCCAAGGACGCCCAGAACGCCGTCCTGAGCCTTGATGGCCTGGACCGCAAGGAGTTGGAAAAACTGCGTCAGGAATATCGCAGCATTGGCCAGGCCGGGACGGTCAACCTCAACAACAGTTGCGGGCATGCCGCCGACGATGCGGCGCCGACGAAAACCGACTTGAACCAGGCCTGA
- a CDS encoding DUF4142 domain-containing protein has translation MSRMAIRLRTASFAMLLGLGTSSAFAQSPAEFIEQASAKGMADIETSRMAHSKTSSQEIKDYTIEVINERTLANQHLAAIAKKLDLPVAPREKIVDKAETLMPELKDGDSFDAAYTAQQVKENEEAIALFKKEGAASDVPEIKALVDETLPRLEERLQKARALASTYGKGHQGDG, from the coding sequence ATGAGCCGCATGGCTATCCGGTTACGCACCGCCAGTTTCGCGATGCTGCTGGGCCTCGGCACCAGCAGTGCTTTCGCCCAGTCGCCCGCTGAGTTCATCGAGCAGGCGTCGGCCAAGGGCATGGCCGATATCGAGACCAGCCGCATGGCCCACTCCAAAACCTCGTCCCAGGAAATCAAGGACTACACCATCGAGGTGATCAACGAGCGCACCCTGGCCAACCAGCATCTGGCGGCCATCGCCAAGAAGCTCGACCTGCCGGTGGCCCCGCGGGAAAAAATCGTCGATAAAGCCGAAACCCTGATGCCTGAACTCAAGGACGGCGACTCCTTCGATGCGGCCTATACAGCGCAGCAGGTCAAGGAAAACGAAGAGGCCATCGCACTGTTCAAAAAAGAAGGCGCCGCTTCCGATGTGCCGGAGATTAAAGCGCTGGTGGATGAAACCTTGCCGCGCTTGGAAGAACGTCTGCAAAAGGCGCGTGCGTTGGCATCGACCTATGGCAAAGGCCACCAAGGCGACGGTTGA
- a CDS encoding LysE family translocator — translation MTPSLLLAVLASGFIYGITPGPGVLAVFGIGAARGRRAGAGFLCGHLLGDVVWCSTALIAIVGAREVGSSAFDVLGVLSGAYLFWLGWRAIRTRRRSSDAPEGAARHPFWHGILFGLTNPKAYPVAVATFTALLSSRAELLTWSMLPWLIVLSFIGGLLAYGILIGVVGAHRVRTLYQRHEILITRLCGLMFIGFAINALAHALPGLFGSKAA, via the coding sequence ATGACCCCTTCGTTGCTGCTCGCTGTGCTTGCTTCGGGTTTTATCTACGGGATTACCCCTGGCCCCGGTGTACTGGCCGTATTCGGCATCGGTGCAGCCCGTGGTCGGCGGGCCGGAGCGGGGTTTTTGTGCGGGCATTTGCTGGGGGACGTGGTGTGGTGCAGCACTGCGTTGATTGCCATCGTCGGTGCGCGAGAGGTGGGCAGCAGCGCGTTCGATGTGCTGGGCGTGCTCAGCGGTGCGTATCTGTTCTGGCTCGGCTGGCGCGCGATTCGCACCCGGCGTCGCAGCAGCGATGCTCCCGAGGGCGCGGCGCGGCATCCGTTCTGGCACGGCATTCTGTTTGGCTTGACCAACCCCAAGGCCTACCCGGTGGCGGTGGCCACCTTTACTGCGTTGTTGTCCAGCCGTGCCGAGCTGCTGACCTGGTCGATGCTGCCGTGGTTAATCGTGTTGAGTTTTATCGGCGGGTTGCTGGCTTATGGGATTCTGATCGGCGTAGTCGGCGCTCATCGGGTGCGCACCCTGTACCAACGGCATGAAATTCTTATCACCCGTCTCTGTGGCCTGATGTTTATCGGTTTCGCCATCAACGCACTGGCCCATGCCTTGCCCGGCTTGTTTGGCAGCAAAGCGGCCTGA
- the fos gene encoding fosfomycin resistance glutathione transferase produces the protein MLSGFNHLTLAVTDVPRSVHFYHDVLGLQLDATWDNGAYLSLPGLWLCLSLDRSCGSEPAADYTHYAFTAEPQGFTALIERLRTAGVQEWRDNRSEGASFYFLDPDGHKLEVHVGDLASRLRACRTRPYTGMTFYP, from the coding sequence ATGCTTTCTGGTTTCAACCACCTGACTCTGGCCGTCACCGACGTGCCGCGCAGCGTCCATTTCTACCATGATGTGCTGGGGCTTCAGCTCGACGCCACGTGGGATAATGGTGCGTATTTATCATTGCCGGGGTTGTGGTTGTGCCTGTCCCTCGACCGCTCATGCGGGTCGGAGCCGGCTGCGGACTACACGCATTACGCGTTCACGGCTGAGCCGCAGGGGTTCACCGCGCTGATCGAACGTCTGCGTACCGCCGGTGTGCAGGAATGGCGCGATAACCGCAGCGAGGGCGCCTCGTTCTATTTTCTCGACCCCGACGGCCATAAGCTCGAAGTCCACGTCGGCGATCTGGCTTCGCGCCTGCGAGCCTGTCGCACCCGGCCTTATACCGGCATGACCTTTTACCCGTAA
- a CDS encoding MFS transporter, with protein MSTNTVETGARPVGEVDPVKAVVRKVAWRLMPLIMVCYLFAFFDRINISFAKFQLQADLGLSNTAYGLGAGLFVIGYVIFEVPSNMMLYRVGARRWIARIMVSWGLATAAMVFVTAEWQFYALRFLIGAMEAGFAPGVLYYLTLWFPQDFRGRITSMLFLASAFSGLVGAPFSGLVLEHMDGVLQMRGWHWLFLLGGLPCVGLAWMVLTQFKDRIEDAPWLSAEEKTLLASRIAVHEVHKKGSLLQALRIPGFLMLGLIYFLIQVASYGLNFWAPQLIRSAGIESAVVIGLLTAIPYICGAITMVVVGRWSDATGERRKFVSGLVVMGAVGFFCAGIFDDQQVFLIIALGLLGAGIIASIPTFWTLPPKLLAGAGAGAAGGIALINTLGQLGGIVSPVMVGRIKDITGSTTPALYVIAVCALIAAALLMWGLPQKMRTSDKR; from the coding sequence ATGAGCACCAACACAGTAGAGACCGGCGCGCGCCCGGTCGGTGAAGTCGATCCGGTCAAGGCGGTGGTCCGCAAGGTTGCCTGGCGCCTGATGCCGTTGATCATGGTCTGCTACCTGTTCGCTTTTTTTGACCGCATCAACATCAGCTTCGCCAAGTTCCAGCTGCAGGCCGACCTGGGCCTGAGCAACACCGCCTACGGCCTGGGCGCGGGATTGTTCGTGATCGGCTATGTGATCTTTGAAGTGCCGAGCAACATGATGCTGTACAGGGTCGGCGCCCGCCGTTGGATCGCACGGATCATGGTGTCCTGGGGCCTGGCCACGGCGGCCATGGTGTTCGTCACGGCCGAATGGCAGTTCTATGCCCTGCGCTTTCTGATCGGGGCCATGGAGGCCGGGTTTGCCCCCGGTGTGCTGTATTACCTGACGTTGTGGTTTCCCCAGGACTTCCGTGGACGCATCACCTCGATGCTGTTCCTCGCCTCGGCGTTTTCCGGGCTGGTGGGCGCGCCGTTCTCCGGCCTGGTGCTGGAACACATGGACGGGGTGCTGCAGATGCGCGGCTGGCACTGGTTATTCCTGCTTGGCGGTCTGCCGTGCGTGGGGCTGGCGTGGATGGTGCTGACGCAATTCAAGGACCGCATCGAAGACGCGCCGTGGCTGAGCGCCGAGGAAAAAACCCTGCTCGCCAGCCGCATTGCCGTGCACGAGGTGCACAAGAAAGGTTCGCTGCTCCAAGCCCTGCGCATCCCCGGTTTTCTGATGCTGGGATTGATCTACTTCCTGATCCAGGTAGCGTCTTACGGACTGAACTTCTGGGCGCCGCAATTGATCCGCAGCGCGGGCATCGAAAGCGCGGTGGTGATCGGTCTGTTGACCGCCATCCCGTATATCTGCGGCGCGATTACCATGGTCGTGGTAGGACGCTGGTCTGACGCCACCGGTGAGCGGCGTAAGTTCGTCAGTGGGTTGGTGGTCATGGGCGCTGTAGGGTTTTTCTGCGCGGGTATCTTCGATGACCAGCAGGTGTTTCTGATCATTGCCTTGGGCCTTTTGGGCGCCGGCATCATTGCTTCGATCCCGACGTTCTGGACCTTGCCGCCCAAACTGTTGGCGGGCGCCGGAGCAGGGGCGGCGGGCGGGATAGCGCTGATCAACACGCTGGGCCAATTGGGCGGGATCGTCAGCCCGGTGATGGTGGGGCGCATCAAGGACATTACCGGCAGCACCACGCCGGCGTTGTATGTGATTGCCGTGTGCGCCTTGATCGCCGCCGCACTGTTGATGTGGGGCCTGCCGCAGAAAATGCGCACGTCCGACAAGCGCTGA
- a CDS encoding hydroxymethylglutaryl-CoA lyase: MIQNYGDPLIVQEVSPRDGLQIEPTWVETADKIALIDQLSLAGFSRIEAGSFVSPKAIPALRDGEQVFQGIERLPGVIYVALIPNLKGAQRAIEARADELNLVMSASQTHNLANMRMRCEASLAAFADIARFAAEHPVRLNASVSTAFGCPFEGRIDEDRVLQIVEAYQAMGIEGISLADTTGMANPRQVQRLVKRMLQRVCASDLTLHFHNTRGLGLCNVLAAYEVGARRFDAALGGLGGCPFAPGASGNICTEDLVNLCDEVGIHTGIDLPHLLQLSRRLPVLLGHELPGQVAKAGRNCDLHPPPAHTAAL; the protein is encoded by the coding sequence ATGATCCAGAACTATGGCGACCCGCTGATCGTGCAGGAAGTTTCGCCGCGCGACGGCCTGCAGATCGAACCGACCTGGGTCGAGACCGCCGACAAAATTGCCTTGATCGACCAGTTGTCCCTGGCCGGTTTTTCCCGCATCGAAGCCGGCTCGTTCGTGTCGCCCAAAGCTATCCCGGCGCTGCGCGATGGCGAGCAGGTGTTCCAGGGCATCGAACGTCTGCCGGGGGTGATCTACGTGGCGCTGATCCCCAACCTCAAGGGCGCCCAGCGCGCGATCGAGGCCCGCGCCGATGAATTGAACCTGGTGATGTCCGCCAGCCAGACCCACAACCTGGCCAATATGCGCATGCGCTGCGAAGCCTCATTGGCGGCTTTCGCCGATATCGCGCGGTTTGCCGCCGAGCATCCGGTGCGCCTCAACGCCAGTGTCTCTACGGCGTTTGGCTGCCCGTTCGAAGGGCGCATCGACGAAGACCGTGTGCTGCAGATAGTCGAGGCGTACCAGGCCATGGGGATTGAAGGCATCAGCCTGGCCGACACGACCGGCATGGCCAACCCGCGTCAGGTGCAGCGTCTGGTCAAGCGCATGCTGCAGCGGGTTTGCGCAAGTGACCTGACCCTGCATTTTCATAACACCCGTGGCTTGGGTTTGTGCAACGTGCTGGCGGCTTACGAAGTGGGCGCGCGTCGGTTCGATGCGGCCCTCGGCGGCCTGGGTGGCTGCCCGTTTGCACCGGGGGCGTCGGGCAATATCTGCACCGAAGACCTGGTCAACCTGTGCGACGAAGTGGGGATTCACACCGGCATCGACCTGCCGCACCTGTTGCAGCTGTCCCGGCGCTTGCCGGTCTTGCTGGGCCATGAACTGCCAGGGCAGGTGGCCAAGGCCGGGCGTAATTGCGATCTGCATCCGCCACCGGCGCACACCGCCGCGCTGTAA